The proteins below are encoded in one region of Candidatus Bathyarchaeota archaeon:
- a CDS encoding DNA primase small subunit PriS: MEKRRDLSLLRNLFRKFYEENGALLETPSSMGRREFGFLTLDKRIMVRHLSFEDKDKLLEFIVSRVPSDCYRSAAYYMDPGAPEMSSKGWLGADLVFDIDADHIPSPCKEEHDRWRCVDCGEEGRGTAPDLCPRCGSKRIEERLWFCSRCLEAAKLETVKLLDFLTSDFGLTYDELKVYFSGHRGYHVHVESEALRSLGQDARREIADYITGLGIDPSMHGLLHLKGEDELSKLLECSSWAGRLMRGGYEFILEGSVEDFVRIGLSKYQASALVENKDAVLESWWKGGFLKSVKGLGRRGWAKVFLEAARRAAALIDTVVTTDVHRLIRLEGSLHGKTGFRKTKVSGSLESFDPLKEAIAFNRGEVRVCVKEAPEFRVGDSIYGPYSDEEVELPTAAAVLLICKGLAHVV; this comes from the coding sequence TTGGAGAAGAGAAGAGACCTGAGTCTTCTGAGGAATCTGTTCAGAAAGTTTTATGAAGAGAACGGGGCTCTTCTGGAAACTCCGAGTAGCATGGGGCGTAGAGAATTCGGCTTTCTGACCCTCGATAAGCGTATAATGGTTAGGCATCTGTCCTTCGAAGATAAGGATAAACTCCTCGAGTTTATAGTGAGCAGGGTTCCGTCAGACTGCTACCGCTCCGCAGCCTACTACATGGACCCTGGGGCTCCTGAGATGTCGAGTAAGGGCTGGCTCGGTGCAGACTTGGTCTTCGACATAGATGCAGACCATATTCCCTCGCCGTGTAAAGAGGAACACGATAGGTGGAGGTGTGTAGACTGCGGTGAAGAGGGGAGAGGGACGGCACCAGACCTATGTCCTAGATGCGGCTCCAAGCGAATCGAGGAGCGGCTCTGGTTCTGCTCCCGGTGCTTGGAGGCGGCTAAGCTTGAGACCGTTAAGCTGTTAGACTTCCTGACGTCAGACTTCGGTCTAACGTATGATGAGCTGAAGGTCTACTTCTCGGGGCACCGGGGGTATCACGTTCACGTGGAGTCTGAGGCGCTTAGGTCCCTAGGTCAAGACGCTAGGAGAGAGATAGCCGATTACATAACAGGGTTGGGTATAGACCCCTCTATGCATGGTCTACTCCACCTAAAAGGGGAGGATGAGCTGTCTAAGCTTTTGGAGTGTTCTTCATGGGCTGGTAGGCTTATGAGGGGTGGGTATGAGTTTATCCTCGAAGGATCTGTAGAAGATTTCGTGAGAATTGGTTTAAGTAAGTATCAGGCCTCAGCGTTAGTCGAGAATAAAGACGCGGTCTTAGAGTCTTGGTGGAAAGGTGGTTTTCTGAAGTCTGTCAAGGGTCTAGGTAGACGAGGATGGGCTAAGGTCTTTCTGGAAGCTGCTAGAAGGGCGGCTGCTTTGATAGATACGGTCGTCACGACGGATGTGCATAGGCTTATAAGGCTGGAGGGGTCGCTTCACGGCAAGACCGGTTTCAGAAAAACCAAGGTATCGGGAAGTCTAGAATCTTTCGACCCTCTCAAAGAGGCTATAGCATTCAACCGAGGTGAGGTTAGAGTCTGTGTGAAGGAGGCGCCGGAGTTCAGGGTCGGAGACTCCATCTATGGCCCCTACAGCGATGAAGAGGTTGAACTGCCGACCGCGGCCGCCGTCCTACTGATCTGTAAGGGCTTAGCACATGTGGTCTAG
- a CDS encoding DNA primase large subunit PriL has product MEGSKERLARYPFTSEAAEYIKARGLFLSDFEKPEFQVVVERAEERIREALEKGVVSYKSGIVADVEILSFPLALALVNSIRDSFLKHRYALAESERARRILVDEKPQVVLEVARDALGWEAEFVGSKFMYDYALDLESYLEVAPVFHHERWKLVNKPVKDGYVYLTSREFTRLIAEGIKGIIESEVEASSRERLPPKLEEVADRIRRLLSEKRPVSDVTEAVKGKVVVEAFPPCIKSFYQALLKGEHLSHVARFAITSFLLNIGVEVEEVVKLFTRIPDANERITRYQVEHIAGLRGSKTKYTPPKCETLKTHGLCVEGGRFCGRVKHPLTYYRRALRRLGEIGEEKRPESSEESVQKVL; this is encoded by the coding sequence ATGGAGGGTTCAAAGGAAAGGCTCGCCCGTTATCCCTTCACGTCTGAGGCCGCCGAGTATATCAAGGCTAGAGGTCTTTTTCTATCCGATTTCGAGAAGCCTGAGTTTCAGGTAGTGGTCGAAAGAGCTGAAGAAAGAATCCGGGAGGCCCTTGAGAAGGGTGTCGTAAGCTACAAAAGCGGCATAGTGGCGGATGTCGAGATACTATCTTTTCCATTAGCCCTTGCGTTGGTTAACTCGATCCGAGATAGTTTTCTCAAACACAGATACGCTCTGGCGGAGTCCGAGAGGGCTAGAAGAATACTGGTCGATGAGAAGCCTCAAGTCGTTTTAGAGGTCGCTCGCGATGCGTTAGGCTGGGAGGCAGAGTTTGTGGGCTCTAAATTCATGTATGATTATGCGTTGGACTTGGAAAGCTATCTGGAGGTCGCTCCGGTTTTCCACCATGAGCGCTGGAAGCTTGTGAATAAGCCTGTTAAAGATGGATACGTCTATCTGACGAGTAGAGAGTTTACGAGGCTTATCGCAGAAGGCATTAAGGGGATAATAGAGAGTGAAGTCGAAGCTAGCTCTAGGGAGAGGTTGCCTCCCAAGCTTGAGGAGGTTGCGGATAGGATCCGTCGTCTTCTCTCCGAGAAGAGACCTGTGTCCGATGTAACCGAGGCGGTTAAAGGTAAAGTAGTCGTGGAGGCGTTTCCGCCTTGTATAAAGAGCTTCTATCAAGCTCTGCTTAAAGGAGAGCATCTGTCTCACGTCGCTAGGTTTGCTATAACGAGTTTTCTACTGAACATAGGGGTTGAGGTGGAGGAGGTTGTCAAGTTGTTCACGAGGATACCTGACGCCAACGAGAGGATAACTAGGTATCAGGTCGAGCATATAGCCGGTTTACGAGGCTCTAAGACGAAGTATACACCTCCCAAGTGTGAAACCCTCAAGACCCATGGCCTATGTGTCGAAGGTGGACGCTTTTGCGGAAGGGTTAAACACCCCCTCACATACTATAGGAGGGCTTTAAGGAGGCTAGGAGAAATTGGAGAAGAGAAGAGACCTGAGTCTTCTGAGGAATCTGTTCAGAAAGTTTTATGA
- the pcn gene encoding proliferating cell nuclear antigen (pcna): MVLRLRMAEAKTWKNMLNSLSALVDEVCITADEEGLKVKAMDPSHVSMVDFEWSRSAFDEYEVDEPTTIGLNIKEVLKLLRRISGESIELSFDESTGRLEMKLIGRYTRRFTVSTLQLTGEEIPPLRVEFDVSAKVTSSCLERTVVDAATVSDILKFRATEDMFIMEASGELGDITVELDRTSEALLDLQVKQPSEASYSLTFLEDIVKSASDLAGTVSVEFSTDRPLKLNFDVLQGKLIYYIAPYVE, translated from the coding sequence ATGGTTCTACGTTTAAGGATGGCTGAGGCTAAGACTTGGAAGAACATGCTGAACTCCTTGTCGGCTTTGGTGGACGAGGTCTGTATAACGGCTGATGAGGAGGGGCTTAAGGTTAAAGCTATGGACCCCAGCCATGTGTCTATGGTAGATTTCGAGTGGAGCCGAAGTGCATTCGACGAGTATGAGGTCGATGAACCGACAACTATAGGTTTAAACATCAAGGAGGTTCTGAAGCTTCTGAGGAGGATCAGCGGTGAAAGCATAGAGCTTAGCTTCGATGAATCTACCGGTAGGCTTGAGATGAAGCTTATCGGGAGGTATACCCGGAGGTTTACGGTATCTACTCTGCAACTTACAGGCGAGGAGATCCCGCCTCTTAGGGTCGAGTTTGACGTTTCGGCTAAGGTAACGTCGAGCTGCCTGGAGAGAACAGTGGTCGACGCCGCTACTGTAAGCGATATACTGAAGTTCAGGGCCACCGAAGATATGTTCATAATGGAGGCCAGCGGCGAGCTCGGTGATATTACAGTCGAGCTCGATAGGACGAGCGAGGCTCTTCTTGACTTGCAGGTCAAACAGCCCAGCGAGGCAAGCTATAGCCTTACGTTTCTAGAGGATATCGTGAAATCTGCCTCAGATTTGGCTGGGACGGTTAGCGTGGAGTTCAGCACGGATAGGCCGCTTAAACTGAACTTCGACGTGCTTCAGGGTAAGCTCATATACTATATAGCCCCATACGTGGAGTAA